A stretch of Lathyrus oleraceus cultivar Zhongwan6 chromosome 6, CAAS_Psat_ZW6_1.0, whole genome shotgun sequence DNA encodes these proteins:
- the LOC127098159 gene encoding uncharacterized protein LOC127098159, producing MMEGITSFSKSDAKEECVEVDLTQITLRPIVLSDLEDLMLWTSDEKVAKYCTWEPYTNKEYGINFIQNIASKSLWFRAICLRDHAIGCIDLRSSSGRCMDRSAELGYALSSKYWSKGIATLVVKQVIEVAFKEFSYLERLESRVDVENVASQRVLEKAGFQREGILRKYLFIKGKSRDMVMFSVLSNDFQV from the coding sequence ATGATGGAAGGAATTACAAGCTTTTCTAAATCTGATGCTAAAGAAGAGTGTGTTGAAGTTGACTTAACCCAAATCACTCTTCGACCCATTGTTCTTTCTGATCTTGAAGATCTTATGTTGTGGACCAGTGATGAAAAAGTGGCCAAGTACTGCACTTGGGAGCCTTATACAAACAAAGAATATGGCATCAACTTCATCCAAAACATAGCAAGCAAGTCTCTATGGTTCAGAGCAATTTGCCTCCGAGATCATGCAATCGGATGTATCGATCTCCGGTCGAGTTCGGGTAGATGCATGGACAGGTCTGCTGAACTTGGTTATGCTCTGAGCTCTAAGTATTGGAGCAAAGGAATTGCAACACTTGTTGTGAAACAAGTGATTGAAGTGGCATTTAAGGAGTTTTCATACTTGGAGAGGCTTGAATCTCGAGTTGATGTCGAAAATGTGGCTTCTCAAAGGGTGTTGGAAAAAGCTGGTTTTCAGAGAGAGGGAATTCTCAGGAAATATCTCTTCATCAAGGGAAAAAGCAGAGATATGGTCATGTTTAGTGTTTTATCAAATGATTTTCAAGTTTGA
- the LOC127098618 gene encoding 40S ribosomal protein S3a codes for MAVGKNKRISKGKKGGKKKAADPFAKKDWYDIKAPSVFQVKNVGKTLVSRTQGTKIASDGLKHRVFEVSLADLQGDEEHAFRKIRLRAEDVQGKNLLTNFWGMNLTTDKLRSLVRKWQTLIEAHVDVKTSDNYTLRMFCIGFTKRRPNQVKRTCYAQSSQVKRIRRKMREIMTNQASSCDLKELVRKFIPEMIGKEIEKATCGIYPLQNVFIRKVKILKAPKFDLGKLMEVHGDYSDDIGTKVDRPAEEAVAEEPTEIVGA; via the exons ATGGCGGTGGGAAAGAATAAGCGGATCTCCAAGGGGAAGAAGGGTGGAAAGAAGAAAGC TGCTGATCCCTTTGCCAAAAAGGATTGGTATGACATCAAAGCTCCTTCAGTTTTCCAGGTGAAGAATGTCGGCAAAACCCTCGTTTCTCGTACTCAGGGAACAAAG ATTGCTTCAGATGGACTCAAACATAGAGTGTTTGAGGTTTCTCTAGCTGATCTCCAAGGAGATGAGGAACATGCTTTCAGGAAGATTAGGCTAAGAGCCGAGGATGTTCAAGGGAAGAATCTCTTGACAAATTTCTGG GGGATGAATCTCACCACTGACAAATTGAGGTCGTTGGTGCGTAAGTGGCAAACACTAATTGAAGCCCATGTTGATGTGAAGACATCTGACAACTACACATTGAGGATGTTTTGCATTGGATTTACCAAGAGGAGACCTAACCAGGTCAAGAGGACCTGCTATGCTCAGTCCAGCCAAGTTAAACGG ATCCGTAGGAAGATGCGAGAAATCATGACCAACCAGGCATCATCCTGTGATTTGAAGGAATTGGTCAGGAAGTTCATTCCCGAGATGATTGGAAAAGAAATTGAGAAGGCTACATGTGGTATTTACCCATTGCAGAATGTGTTCATTCGTAAAGTGAAGATCCTTAAAGCTCCCAAGTTTGATCTTGGAAAATTGATGGAG GTTCATGGAGATTACTCTGATGACATTGGCACAAAGGTAGACAGACCTGCTGAAGAAGCAGTTGCAGAGGAACCTACTGAAATTGTTGGAGCTTGA
- the LOC127098158 gene encoding protein NETWORKED 1A yields the protein MAALLHSDSRRLYSWWWDSHISPKNSKWLQENLTDMDAKVKAMIKLIEEDADSFARRAEMYYKKRPELMKLVEEFYRAYRALAERYNHATGELRQAHRTMAEVFPNQEHFLLNDDSPCSSSGEPHTPEMPHPIRTFLDQADGQKDALGISRKGLKQLNEIFGFSPLSAEKQDAKVQNNSECDSENAGRAEIELEALRKTLADVQLDKDSILLQYQKSLESLSELEKELNKARNISEGLDEQASKAEIEIGILKEALAELKSEKDAGLVQYDQCLERIASLEAMLSLAQLEAKGHDERAAKAETESKTLKEELARLEAEKDAGRLQYEKSLEKISVLESKINLAEKNSRILTEQIERAESEVKALREKVTELNEEKEAVALMYKQCLEKLSSMESEILHAHETSERLSREIELGTEKLKTAEKNCDTLEKSNQSLQLEADNLVQKISIKDRELLEKHNEFERMQTLMQEEHSRFLQIESTLHTLQKSYSQSQDEQRSLALELKHGLQLLEDLELSKKGFKEEMQHIVEENKTLHVLNFAATGTVKDQQMEISKLKEIKENLEREFVVKVEESNHLLHESHQIKDEIHGLNNRYRAILEDLESVGLNPKCFAASVMDLQKENSKLKEVCKFEQDEKEALREKSKDMDKLLNEKVVMQCSISSLNDEVNGLRDTVKKFKESCDVLKEEKSGLVGEKSALLSQLQIITESMQKLMEKNALLENSLSDSKIELEGLRAKSSSLEEFCNLLNNEKCNLLKERTVLVSQLESVEEKLSNLEKRFTKLEEKYSYMEKDKESKANQVEELHVLLSAQKAKHANHKHSSESRLANLENLVLRLQEERQLGKVEFEQELDKAVNAQVEMFILQKCMEDLEQKNMGLLFECQKHVEASKFSEKVISELEGENLMQQMEVEFLLEEIRKFKIGIHQVFGALQVDPDRRHNKGFKQEEISVSHILNNIEGLKGSLVKTQEEKLQLFLENSVLVTVLSQQEYEGKELDSKKTILEQEFENTSEKNVMLQKVKLELLEMNEQLRSELTEGEERENALKSEMEALRMKSVDLQKTNVMFQEENRKVLEEKNSLIKSVSELKDAKSAVEDENSAMFDEALNLKSLSLVYESFFIEKVLEQKELSEHLTDLHSMNNNLKQELGLLREQFEAKEAENVYLKETVEAMDEDLREAKMANVDLSHQVQSSENLLMKKKTELFEKEERLKAVEMLNAEFCRNIEKLKTEQQESSLINENLEKQILELSEGCMNHKKEIELLNEANRSVLSEMRLLHQEVEQQKAREKTLSSELMDKTNEFQLWEAEAATFYFDLQISSISEALLENKVNELTGVCTRLQDESAAKSLEIEKMTERVGFLESEVGGLKGHLSTYAPVIRSLEEDFASLEHTVFPTNKASSVCKQEQKVAVENVNPGVTENEIPDGVSDLIGLKARIRAVERRVKKENLTTKANSGKDYRKVEKVLKDENMFDLNTWRTKSENGSLMKDIPLDQISDNPASKNCRRKNSGTDDGMLELWETAEHDCFDDGLMVREAMKRNSDPTEDIVTCHESDNNSGRCMNTSSELEAEKELVVDKLHMLKSIKDRTQDGKRRKLLERLASDAQKLNVLKMTVQDFRTKMETKKRSGKKGDNTEYETVKRQIEDLDGAVIKLADTNDQLTKEIKQSVPSSSRETSAELEKSRQNQRKRVMEQARKGSEEIGQLQFEVQNMHYVLLKLNDEKKNTGKKNKFSGKTVVFLRDFIHIGKKSSSKKHNKGCFCGSSKTSANED from the exons ATGGCGGCCTTGTTGCATTCTGACTCGAGGCGATTATATTCGTGGTGGTGGGATAGTCATATTAGCCCGAAGAATTCTAAATGGCTTCAGGAAAATCTTACTG ACATGGATGCGAAAGTCAAAGCAATGATCAAGCTTATTGAAGAGGATGCAGACTCGTTTGCGAGAAGGGCGGAGATGTACTATAAGAAGCGGCCGGAACTCATGAAATTAGTTGAGGAGTTCTACCGAGCATACCGTGCGTTAGCAGAGAGATACAATCATGCAACGGGAGAGCTACGTCAGGCTCATAGAACGATGGCAGAAGTGTTTCCTAACCAAGAACATTTTCTGCTGAATGACGACTCGCCGTGTAGTTCTTCGGGTGAGCCGCACACGCCGGAAATGCCGCATCCGATTCGTACATTTTTAGATCAAGCTGACGGACAGAAAGATGCGTTAGGTATAAGCAGAAAGGGTCTAAAGCAGCTGAATGAGATCTTTGGGTTTTCTCCGTTATCGGCTGAAAAACAGGATGCGAAGGTCCAGAACAATTCTGAGTGTGACTCTGAGAATGCGGGGAGAGCAGAAATTGAACTCGAAGCCTTACGGAAAACTCTAGCTGATGTACAGCTTGACAAAGATTCTATCCTTCTTCAGTATCAGAAGAGTTTGGAGAGTTTATCTGAATTGGAAAAAGAGCTTAATAAGGCGAGAAATATTTCTGAAGGCCTTGACGAACAAGCAAGCAAAGCGGAAATTGAAATCGGAATATTGAAGGAAGCCCTAGCAGAGCTAAAGTCCGAGAAGGATGCTGGTCTAGTTCAATACGACCAATGTCTGGAAAGGATAGCTAGCCTGGAGGCTATGTTATCTTTGGCTCAGCTGGAAGCAAAGGGGCATGATGAAAGGGCGGCTAAAGCCGAAACCGAATCTAAAACTCTCAAggaagaacttgccaggctggAAGCTGAGAAGGATGCTGGCCGTCTTCAGTATGAAAAATCTCTTGAAAAGATATCGGTTTTGGAGTCTAAAATTAACCTTGCCGAGAAGAATTCAAGGATCCTAACCGAGCAAATTGAAAGAGCGGAGTCCGAAGTTAAAGCGTTGAGGGAAAAGGTTACCGAATTGAATGAAGAGAAAGAAGCTGTAGCTCTCATGTACAAGCAATGCTTGGAGAAATTATCTTCAATGGAgagtgaaattttgcatgctcATGAAACTTCTGAACGACTGAGTAGAGAAATTGAGCTAGGCACTGAAAAACTAAAGACTGCGGAAAAAAACTGTGACACGTTGGAGAAATCGAATCAATCTCTTCAGCTAGAGGCCGACAATCTAGTGCAGAAGATTTCCATCAAAGATCGAGAGCTTCTAGAGAAGCATAATGAGTTTGAGAGGATGCAGACTCTGATGCAGGAAGAGCATTCTCGATTTCTTCAAATTGAATCAACGTTGCATACTCTGCAAAAATCGTACTCTCAGTCACAAGACGAGCAAAGATCTCTTGCCTTGGAGCTTAAACACGGGCTTCAACTGTTGGAGGACTTGGAACTTTCGAAAAAAGGTTTTAAAGAAGAAATGCAACATATTGTGGAAGAAAACAAGACTTTGCATGTTCTTAACTTCGCAGCCACCGGAACCGTAAAAGATCAGCAAATGGAAATTTCCAAGTTGAAAGAGATCAAAGAGAATCTGGAACGGGAGTTTGTTGTGAAAGTTGAAGAAAGCAATCACCTCCTACATGAATCTCATCAAATAAAGGACGAGATCCATGGCTTGAATAATAGATACCGGGCGATACTGGAAGATCTAGAGTCTGTAGGTTTGAATCCGAAATGTTTTGCGGCGTCTGTGATGGATTTACAAAAGGAGAACTCAAAACTAAAGGAGGTATGCAAATTCGAACAAGACGAGAAAGAAGCTCTTCGTGAAAAGTCAAAGGATATGGATAAACTTTTGAATGAAAAAGTCGTCATGCAATGTTCCATATCAAGTTTGAATGATGAGGTAAATGGACTGAGAGATACAGTGAAGAAATTTAAAGAGTCGTGCGATGTTCTGAAGGAAGAAAAATCCGGTCTTGTTGGTGAGAAATCGGCTTTATTGTCACAGTTGCAAATTATAACCGAAAGCATGCAGAAGTTAATGGAGAAGAATGCCTTGCTGGAAAATTCCCTCTCTGATTCAAAGATTGAGCTTGAGGGTTTAAGGGCTAAATCAAGTAGCTTGGAAGAATTCTGCAATTTGCTGAATAACGAGAAGTGTAATCTTCTTAAGGAAAGGACCGTTCTGGTATCTCAATTGGAGAGCGTTGAAGAGAAATTAAGTAACCTTGAAAAAAGGTTTACGAAACTCGAGGAAAAGTATTCTTACATGGAGAAAGACAAAGAAAGCAAAGCTAATCAAGTAGAAGAACTTCACGTTTTGCTTTCGGCACAAAAAGCAAAGCATGCTAATCATAAACATTCAAGTGAATCCCGATTGGCGAATTTGGAGAATCTCGTTCTTCGGCTACAAGAAGAGCGCCAGTTGGGGAAGGTAGAATTTGAACAAGAACTTGATAAAGCTGTAAATGCTCAAGTTGAGATGTTTATTTTGCAAAAATGTATGGAAGACTTGGAGCAGAAGAATATGGGCTTATTATTTGAATGTCAAAAACATGTTGAGGCATCGAAGTTTTCCGAGAAAGTTATTTCCGAGTTGGAGGGTGAAAACCTTATGCAACAGATGGAGGTAGAGTTCTTGCTCGAAGAAATTAGAAAATTCAAAATTGGGATTCATCAAGTGTTCGGGGCTCTTCAGGTTGATCCGGATAGGAGACACAACAAAGGTTTCAAGCAAGAAGAAATTTCCGTATCACATATTTTGAACAATATTGAAGGCTTGAAAGGTTCTCTTGTGAAAACTCAGGAAGAGAAGCTGCAACTATTTTTAGAAAATTCTGTCCTCGTGACGGTACTTTCGCAGCAAGAATATGAGGGAAAAGAACTGGATTCCAAGAAAACGATCCTTGAGCAGGAGTTTGAGAACACAAGTGAGAAGAATGTGATGTTGCAGAAAGTTAAGCTTGAACTACTGGAGATGAACGAGCAACTGAGGTCTGAACTGACTGAGGGAGAAGAAAGGGAGAATGCGTTGAAATCTGAAATGGAGGCTCTTCGTATGAAATCGGTAGATTTGCAGAAAACAAATGTTATGTTTCAGGAAGAAAATCGTAAGGTGCTTGAGGAGAAAAATTCGCTAATCAAGAGTGTTTCGGAACTCAAAGATGCAAAGTCTGCTGTTGAGGATGAGAACAGTGCGATGTTCGATGAGGCACTGAATCTAAAAAGCCTTAGCCTGGTTTATGAGAGCTTTTTCATTGAGAAGGTCTTAGAACAAAAAGAACTTTCCGAACATCTGACTGATCTTCACAGCATGAACAACAACCTCAAACAGGAGCTTGGTCTGTTAAGAGAACAGTTTGAGGCGAAAGAAGCAGAGAATGTTTATCTGAAAGAGACAGTTGAGGCTATGGATGAAGATCTGCGAGAAGCCAAAATGGCAAATGTTGACTTAAGTCATCAAGTTCAAAGTTCAGAGAATCTTCTTATGAAGAAGAAAACAGAACTGTTTGAAAAAGAAGAAAGGCTAAAGGCCGTGGAAATGTTGAATGCGGAGTTTTGCAGAAACATTGAAAAACTGAAAACGGAGCAACAAGAATCAAGCTTGATCAATGAAAATCTTGAAAAGCAGATTCTTGAACTATCAGAAGGTTGCATGAATCACAAAAAAGAAATCGAACTCCTCAACGAAGCAAATAGAAGTGTCCTATCAGAGATGAGATTATTACACCAAGAAGTGGAACAACAGAAGGCTAGAGAAAAAACATTGAGTTCAGAGCTGATGGATAAAACAAACGAATTTCAACTTTGGGAGGCTGAGGCTGCTACGTTCTATTTCGATCTTCAGATTTCATCCATTAGTGAAGCGTTGTTGGAAAATAAGGTGAATGAGCTTACCGGGGTTTGCACGAGACTTCAAGATGAGAGTGCTGCGAAGAGCTTGGAGATTGAAAAAATGACAGAAAGAGTCGGTTTTCTGGAAAGTGAAGTTGGAGGACTGAAGGGTCATTTGTCTACTTATGCTCCGGTCATTCGTTCTTTGGAAGAGGATTTTGCTTCTTTAGAGCATACTGTTTTTCCAACAAATAAAGCATCCTCTGTATGCAAGCAAGAACAAAAG GTTGCAGTAGAAAACGTCAATCCCGGTGTAACAGAAAACGAGATACCGGATGGCGTTTCAGATTTGATAGGCTTGAAGGCAAGGATTAGAGCAGTTGAAAGGCGTGTCAAGAAAGAAAATCTAACCACTAAAGCCAATTCAGGAAAAGACTACAGAAAAGTAGAGAAGGTACTCAAGGACGAGAACATGTTCGATCTCAACACATGGAGAACGAAGTCCGAAAATGGATCGCTGATGAAAGATATTCCTCTCGATCAAATATCAGACAATCCAGCTTCTAAGAATTGCAGGAGGAAGAATAGCGGTACTGATGATGGGATGCTTGAATTATGGGAAACTGCTGAACATGATTGCTTTGATGACGGTTTGATGGTTCGTGAAGCAATGAAAAGAAATTCTGATCCAACCGAGGACATTGTTACATGCCATGAGTCGGACAACAATTCAGGAAGATGTATGAACACCTCGTCAGAATTGGAGGCTGAAAAGGAATTGGTTGTTGACAAGCTTCACATGTTGAAAAGCATAAAAGACAGAACTCAAGATGGCAAAAGGAGAAAGCTATTGGAGAGGCTTGCATCGGACGCGCAGAAACTGAACGTTCTTAAGATGACCGTGCAAGATTTCCGAACAAAAATGGAGACAAAGAAGAGAAGTGGCAAGAAGGGAGACAACACCGAATACGAAACGGTTAAAAGACAAATTGAAGATCTTGATGGAGCTGTCATAAAATTAGCAGATACTAATGATCAACTTACAAAAGAGATCAAACAGAGTGTTCCGTCTTCGAGCAGGGAGACTTCGGCGGAGTTGGAAAAAAGTAGACAAAACCAAAGGAAACGAGTGATGGAGCAGGCGCGAAAAGGCTCCGAAGAGATAGGACAATTGCAGTTCGAGGTTCAGAACATGCACTATGTTTTGCTGAAATTGAATGATGAAAAGAAGAACACAGGGAAGAAGAACAAATTCTCAGGAAAAACAGTGGTGTTTCTGAGGGACTTTATTCACATTGGAAAGAAAAGTAGTAGCAAAAAGCACAACAAAGGGTGTTTCTGTGGATCCTCAAAGACTTCAGCTAATGAAGACTAA